The following proteins come from a genomic window of Enterobacter chengduensis:
- the hdeB gene encoding acid-activated periplasmic chaperone HdeB — protein MISYQELVRTFPKALVLTVAATTFCLMTSPAFAVEETTPQNMTCQEFMDMNPKSMTPVAFWVVNRNTDFSGGDYVDWHEVETVSVPKMLQECHKNPAAKLGDLSAVIKK, from the coding sequence ATGATCTCATATCAGGAACTTGTTCGCACCTTCCCTAAAGCACTCGTATTGACCGTGGCGGCTACCACATTCTGTCTGATGACCAGCCCGGCGTTCGCGGTTGAGGAAACCACGCCGCAGAATATGACCTGTCAGGAATTTATGGATATGAACCCAAAAAGCATGACCCCGGTGGCCTTCTGGGTAGTGAATCGCAACACCGACTTTAGCGGCGGCGACTATGTTGACTGGCATGAAGTCGAGACCGTTTCGGTACCGAAAATGCTGCAGGAGTGCCACAAGAACCCCGCCGCTAAACTTGGCGATCTCAGCGCGGTCATCAAAAAATAA
- a CDS encoding inovirus Gp2 family protein, with the protein MELYHGSHGEHVLAYKKNIERVVNDALSEFPRTMALRVDVHYPPILDRGDTVCCFPNLEPGAISRFRNALNAMLEANERARAANGKRIYPNRVRHVWVREFSEEGKCHFHIGLFFNKDAYYHLGDYEAESNLRMMIVRAWYSALGLELDDYPGLAHYPENCRYILDVNDFNFEGEYNKLLNRLDYLAKLDTKVYGDGDRSFGCSRG; encoded by the coding sequence ATGGAATTATATCATGGTTCACATGGTGAGCATGTGCTCGCCTATAAAAAAAATATTGAACGAGTCGTCAATGATGCACTCAGTGAATTCCCCAGAACAATGGCATTACGTGTTGATGTACATTACCCCCCCATTCTAGACAGAGGTGATACTGTTTGCTGTTTTCCTAATCTAGAGCCTGGTGCCATATCCCGTTTCCGTAATGCATTAAATGCCATGTTGGAGGCCAATGAGAGAGCCAGAGCCGCCAACGGTAAAAGAATATATCCAAACCGAGTTCGTCATGTTTGGGTAAGGGAGTTTTCCGAAGAGGGAAAATGTCATTTTCATATTGGTCTTTTTTTTAACAAAGATGCTTATTACCATTTAGGTGATTATGAGGCTGAAAGCAATTTAAGGATGATGATTGTAAGAGCATGGTATAGCGCACTGGGATTGGAACTGGATGATTATCCGGGATTGGCTCACTACCCTGAAAATTGTCGTTATATATTAGACGTCAATGATTTTAACTTTGAAGGAGAATACAATAAATTACTGAATCGTCTTGACTACCTGGCTAAACTTGATACAAAAGTATACGGAGATGGCGACCGTAGCTTCGGCTGCAGTCGCGGGTAA
- a CDS encoding MIP/aquaporin family protein yields the protein MNQTSTLTGQCVAEFLGTGLLIFFGAGCVAALRVAGASFGQWEISIIWGLGVAMAIYLTAGVSGAHLNPAVTIALWLFACFERRKVLPFIVAQTAGAFCAAALVYGLYRQLFLDLEQSQHIVRGTAASLNLAGVFSTYPHPHITFIQAFAVETTITAILMAMIMALTDDGNGIPRGPLAPLLIGLLIAVIGASMGPLTGFALNPARDFGPKLFTSLAGWSSIAFTGGLAIPYFLVPLLAPVVGAIIGAFLYRKLIGRLLPCECGIDE from the coding sequence ATGAACCAGACTTCTACCTTAACCGGGCAGTGCGTGGCCGAGTTTCTTGGCACCGGATTGCTCATTTTCTTCGGCGCGGGCTGCGTCGCTGCGCTGCGGGTCGCCGGGGCCAGCTTTGGTCAGTGGGAGATCAGTATTATCTGGGGCCTTGGCGTCGCCATGGCCATCTACCTGACGGCCGGTGTCTCCGGCGCGCACCTTAATCCGGCGGTGACCATTGCCCTGTGGCTGTTCGCCTGTTTTGAACGCCGCAAGGTGCTGCCGTTTATTGTTGCCCAGACGGCCGGGGCCTTCTGCGCCGCCGCGCTGGTGTATGGGCTCTATCGCCAGCTGTTTCTCGATCTTGAACAGAGTCAGCATATCGTGCGCGGCACTGCCGCCAGCCTTAACCTGGCCGGGGTCTTTTCCACGTACCCGCATCCACATATCACTTTTATACAAGCGTTTGCCGTTGAGACCACCATCACGGCAATCCTGATGGCGATGATCATGGCCCTGACCGACGACGGCAACGGAATTCCGCGCGGGCCGCTGGCGCCGTTGCTGATTGGCTTGCTGATCGCCGTGATCGGCGCGTCGATGGGGCCGCTAACCGGCTTTGCGCTGAATCCGGCGCGCGACTTCGGCCCAAAACTGTTTACCAGTCTGGCCGGGTGGAGCTCGATCGCCTTTACCGGTGGGCTGGCGATCCCTTACTTTCTGGTGCCGCTGCTGGCGCCGGTGGTGGGGGCGATTATCGGGGCGTTTTTGTATCGCAAGCTTATCGGCCGCCTTCTGCCGTGCGAATGCGGTATCGATGAGTAA
- a CDS encoding helix-turn-helix domain-containing protein — translation MTKKVNLMTDAGSIASTVNEAVSQRIKLYRKQKKISLDELSRRAGVSKGALVEIEGCRANPSIALLCRLAVAMGVSVADFVDVSSKPTVHLIAEEEIPELWQGEKGGRARLLAGSGGPDMTEMWMWEMQPGEKFASPGHTDGTLELFYVQEGTLTLGVQDHLYQVNTNCSATARTDVAHCYENRGASPLVFIMTVHEKSS, via the coding sequence ATGACTAAAAAAGTCAATTTAATGACCGATGCTGGTTCGATTGCCAGCACAGTAAATGAAGCTGTATCTCAGCGGATTAAGCTGTATCGCAAACAAAAAAAAATCTCCCTTGATGAACTCTCCCGCCGGGCGGGCGTCAGCAAGGGTGCACTGGTTGAAATTGAGGGGTGCCGGGCAAATCCCAGTATTGCTCTGTTGTGCCGCCTGGCCGTCGCGATGGGGGTTTCGGTGGCAGACTTTGTGGATGTCAGTTCGAAACCAACGGTGCATCTCATCGCTGAAGAGGAAATCCCCGAATTATGGCAAGGCGAAAAAGGCGGACGAGCCAGACTGCTTGCAGGATCAGGTGGCCCTGATATGACCGAGATGTGGATGTGGGAAATGCAACCGGGGGAAAAGTTTGCTTCCCCCGGCCACACAGATGGAACGCTTGAATTGTTTTACGTCCAGGAAGGCACACTCACACTGGGTGTACAAGATCACCTGTATCAAGTGAACACCAACTGTTCGGCAACCGCGAGAACAGACGTTGCGCATTGCTATGAAAACCGAGGAGCGAGCCCATTGGTGTTCATCATGACGGTACATGAGAAATCATCCTGA
- a CDS encoding B3/B4 domain-containing protein: MLTVSPSIAPEIYRIAPGFRALSIYVNAAPVLNPDIGETALREACEAVLVGEPEWAESHLAAWAEIFQTFGAKPKRTPCSADALRKRVLRDGAMPALDPIVDLYNAVSLRYAVPVGGENIAAYQGLPRLVVATGTEPFDTVKEGEIAVEYPSQGEVIWRDDAGVTCRRWNWRQGVRTRLDVEAQHMWFILESLPQMPLEKLHEAGKMLTDGLEAMTPGLRVDVTLIEEQQP, encoded by the coding sequence GTGTTAACAGTATCTCCGTCAATTGCCCCTGAAATTTATCGTATTGCACCCGGTTTCCGGGCACTCAGTATCTATGTAAACGCTGCGCCGGTGCTGAACCCTGATATTGGTGAAACAGCGCTGAGAGAAGCTTGTGAAGCGGTTCTTGTCGGTGAGCCTGAGTGGGCAGAATCGCATTTAGCTGCATGGGCTGAGATTTTTCAGACGTTTGGCGCTAAGCCTAAACGCACCCCTTGTTCAGCTGATGCGTTACGTAAGCGTGTATTACGTGACGGCGCGATGCCAGCACTTGACCCCATCGTTGATCTCTATAATGCCGTTAGCCTTCGCTACGCCGTGCCGGTGGGGGGCGAGAACATTGCTGCCTATCAGGGGCTACCACGCCTCGTTGTGGCAACAGGCACTGAGCCGTTTGATACGGTAAAAGAGGGTGAAATCGCCGTTGAATATCCTTCGCAAGGTGAAGTTATCTGGCGTGATGATGCCGGTGTGACCTGCCGTCGCTGGAACTGGCGACAAGGAGTCAGAACCCGCTTAGATGTGGAAGCACAGCACATGTGGTTTATTCTGGAGAGTCTGCCGCAAATGCCACTGGAAAAACTTCACGAAGCCGGGAAGATGCTGACCGATGGCCTCGAAGCAATGACGCCAGGTCTGCGGGTTGACGTAACTCTCATTGAAGAGCAACAACCGTAA